One Pseudomonadota bacterium genomic window carries:
- a CDS encoding TrkH family potassium uptake protein has product MHFRTVAKIIAILLAITSLFMLSSVLVALWYDEYKTIRSFLYPVLAVLMGAGGILWRMKGKTRESLSIRDGFLFVVFGWLLASMVGALPFYFSGTIPHYADAYFETMSGFTTTGASILTEIESLPKAILYWRSLTHWLGGMGIVVLTVAILPLLGVGGLQLVKAEAPGPTMDKITPRITETAKYLWYIYLGITIAEAVLLMFGGMNLFDALTHTFGTVATGGFSTRNTSVGHYDSAYIDLVITFFMLVAGMNFTLHFKLLTGNFRKIFSDTELKAYLFIFAGAVMIMTVVLYHRVFSDLFDSFRYAAFQAASILTTTGYATADYEQWPYVAQMVLFTLMFVGGCSGSTGGGGKVVRIVTLLKQGINEMKYLVHPKGVFTLRISGNPVRKNIVYAISGFFFLYIFTVLLVTFIVSTAGIDIVSSLTTALATVGNIGPGFGRIGPTGNYAFYPDYVKWILSLAMMVGRLEIYTVLILLTPTFWKH; this is encoded by the coding sequence ATGCATTTTCGAACTGTTGCTAAAATTATTGCCATTCTGCTGGCGATAACTTCTCTGTTCATGCTTTCATCAGTGCTTGTGGCTTTATGGTATGATGAATATAAGACCATTCGCAGTTTCCTTTATCCGGTATTGGCTGTTCTTATGGGCGCCGGAGGTATTTTATGGCGGATGAAAGGTAAAACCAGGGAATCTTTGTCCATTCGTGATGGTTTTCTGTTCGTGGTTTTCGGCTGGCTGCTGGCGTCCATGGTCGGGGCCCTGCCGTTTTATTTTTCCGGAACCATTCCTCATTATGCTGATGCCTATTTTGAGACCATGTCCGGCTTTACGACTACCGGAGCTTCCATCTTAACGGAGATTGAATCACTTCCCAAAGCAATTCTTTACTGGCGGTCCCTGACTCACTGGCTGGGAGGAATGGGGATCGTGGTTTTGACCGTTGCCATTCTCCCGCTGCTTGGAGTTGGTGGACTGCAGCTGGTTAAAGCAGAGGCTCCGGGTCCTACCATGGATAAAATAACTCCCCGGATTACCGAGACGGCTAAATATTTATGGTATATTTATCTGGGGATAACTATTGCCGAAGCTGTTTTACTGATGTTTGGAGGGATGAATCTTTTTGACGCTCTGACTCATACTTTCGGGACGGTTGCAACCGGGGGGTTTTCTACCAGGAATACCAGTGTCGGCCATTATGATTCGGCTTATATTGATCTGGTTATCACTTTTTTCATGCTGGTTGCCGGGATGAATTTTACCCTCCATTTCAAGTTACTGACTGGTAATTTCCGCAAGATTTTTTCTGATACTGAGTTGAAAGCTTACTTGTTTATTTTTGCCGGGGCCGTGATGATTATGACGGTGGTACTTTATCACCGGGTTTTCAGCGACCTTTTTGACAGCTTTCGCTATGCGGCTTTCCAGGCTGCTTCCATTTTAACCACGACAGGTTATGCCACCGCTGATTATGAGCAATGGCCTTATGTAGCCCAGATGGTTCTTTTTACCCTGATGTTTGTTGGCGGATGTTCCGGATCAACCGGTGGAGGGGGCAAGGTTGTCCGGATTGTAACCCTGCTGAAGCAGGGAATTAACGAGATGAAATACTTGGTGCATCCCAAAGGTGTGTTTACCCTGAGGATCAGTGGAAATCCGGTACGTAAGAATATTGTTTATGCTATTTCAGGTTTTTTCTTCCTCTATATCTTTACTGTTTTGCTGGTTACTTTTATTGTTTCAACTGCCGGTATTGATATTGTCAGTTCGTTGACGACAGCACTGGCAACGGTAGGCAACATTGGTCCCGGTTTTGGTCGTATCGGCCCAACTGGTAATTATGCTTTTTATCCCGATTATGTGAAATGGATATTAAGTCTGGCCATGATGGTCGGTCGTCTGGAGATTTATACCGTACTGATACTTTTGACGCCAACTTTCTGGAAGCACTGA
- a CDS encoding iron-sulfur cluster assembly scaffold protein, with protein sequence MKKNEDKPVTLEQAAANLEQLYPTQVIDHWLQPRNLGKLKRSDGHAGGQGPCGDSIWMWIQVTDNKGDEIISRATFISDVCIGAVSCSSALTEMITGMEVRQAMQISPDILRKTLGGLTEEKSHCADLAIKTLKDTIRSYHQGRAAGWKLLYQS encoded by the coding sequence ATGAAAAAAAACGAGGATAAACCGGTTACTTTAGAGCAGGCAGCCGCAAACCTGGAACAATTATACCCGACCCAGGTCATTGACCACTGGCTACAACCCCGTAACCTGGGAAAGCTGAAAAGAAGCGACGGGCATGCGGGCGGCCAGGGACCCTGTGGCGATTCCATATGGATGTGGATACAGGTTACTGACAATAAAGGGGATGAAATCATTAGCCGGGCAACATTTATCAGTGACGTCTGTATCGGAGCGGTATCCTGCAGCAGTGCCTTAACGGAAATGATCACCGGCATGGAAGTGCGGCAGGCCATGCAAATCAGCCCGGACATTCTCCGAAAAACATTGGGTGGACTGACAGAAGAGAAAAGTCATTGTGCCGACCTGGCGATCAAAACCTTAAAGGATACCATCCGCAGCTATCACCAGGGGCGCGCTGCAGGCTGGAAACTTCTCTACCAATCCTGA
- the tig gene encoding trigger factor: IQGELDKSIKKYRKKAKVKGFRPGKVPANIVKNLYFDQIRAEVMEDLVQKVYLEALNETKLIPLARPEIENLSFGDENDYLSYEAIIEVKPQFEIEGYMGLELEREPVEVTDQDREESMEGLRQAYAHFAPVEDRPAKEGDTLIIDFVGKVDGEEFPGGAASEYTVEIGSGSFIPDLEKQLVGLELNETRDLEVTFPEDYHHKELAGKPAVFTVTVNEIKEKKLPEINDDFAADVSTGQITSLDKLKDKLEDGVKARKEDLVRRKLVDDLLVKLRDLVDFEIPESLVKNEKESMVQGMKSRYQSQGIDAVMIDQMVAANLEKIAEDAARTVKNTLILEQIADREKITATQDEINNQLQKFIAQSGQNPQALREYFQGREAELQEMLHNQALMDKLIDYLLEKATYAEK, from the coding sequence ATCCAGGGTGAATTAGATAAGTCGATAAAAAAATATCGTAAAAAAGCCAAGGTTAAGGGTTTTCGGCCGGGAAAAGTTCCGGCTAATATCGTGAAAAACCTTTATTTTGATCAGATCAGGGCTGAGGTGATGGAAGATCTGGTGCAAAAAGTCTACCTTGAAGCTTTAAATGAGACAAAATTGATTCCTTTAGCTCGTCCTGAGATTGAAAACCTTTCTTTTGGCGATGAGAATGATTATCTTTCCTATGAAGCAATCATTGAAGTTAAGCCTCAGTTTGAAATAGAAGGATATATGGGTCTGGAGCTTGAAAGAGAGCCGGTGGAAGTAACGGACCAGGATAGAGAGGAAAGCATGGAAGGCCTGCGCCAGGCTTATGCCCATTTCGCCCCGGTTGAGGATCGCCCGGCCAAGGAAGGTGATACCCTGATTATTGATTTTGTCGGCAAGGTAGATGGGGAGGAATTTCCCGGAGGCGCAGCCTCAGAATACACGGTGGAAATTGGCTCTGGCAGCTTTATCCCTGATCTGGAAAAACAATTGGTTGGTTTGGAACTGAATGAAACCCGTGATCTTGAAGTTACTTTCCCTGAAGATTATCACCATAAAGAACTGGCGGGAAAACCTGCTGTTTTTACGGTAACTGTTAATGAAATTAAGGAGAAAAAGCTTCCTGAGATTAATGATGATTTTGCCGCGGATGTATCAACTGGGCAAATAACCTCTCTGGATAAGCTTAAAGATAAACTTGAGGATGGGGTTAAAGCCCGTAAAGAGGATTTAGTTCGCCGGAAACTGGTTGATGATTTGTTAGTAAAATTGCGTGACCTGGTTGATTTTGAAATTCCTGAATCCTTGGTTAAAAATGAAAAAGAATCCATGGTGCAGGGGATGAAATCCCGTTATCAGAGCCAGGGGATTGATGCTGTAATGATTGACCAAATGGTGGCTGCCAACCTGGAAAAGATTGCCGAAGATGCAGCCCGAACAGTTAAAAATACTTTAATTCTTGAACAAATAGCTGATCGTGAAAAGATAACGGCGACCCAGGATGAAATTAATAATCAATTGCAAAAGTTTATTGCCCAGTCTGGACAGAACCCGCAGGCATTAAGGGAATACTTTCAGGGCCGTGAAGCGGAGCTGCAGGAGATGCTTCATAACCAGGCTCTGATGGAT